CCGCGGTGCTCACCGAATTCATCGCCACCGGTACTTGGTCGGGCTAGTTTACGCACGGCACGGCACTCCGCCGATGACCGTTGATCACGCCTCGTCCTGATTGCTACTAATTTGCTGTAATGGCTTTGCAGTGGTCGAATCGTTAGCTTGGACAGCTTCTTTCGGGAGAACCGGTCGGTTTTTAGACCCCGTTTTGGTGTCAACAGGGCTTAACGATTCGGGCCGCTGACGACCCCTCCGGCGAACACTTTTCCGCACGTGTCAATTTTCGTTGACATGCCCCGAGTGTCAACGTAAATTGACACTCATGAGTGAAGCAACGACTCTGGCGGCCGCCGCCGGCAGCCCCGACCCCCAGGTCGGTCTCCGCGCGGTCCTCGCCCTGCGTCGGCTGCTCGAGCGACTCGAGGCCATCCAGGTCGGCAATGCCCGCAATCAGGGCTGGTCCTGGCAGGCCATCGCCGACGCGCTCGAGGTCAGCCGGCAGGCGGTCCACCAGAAGTACAACCGGAAGGGCGGTATCCGCTGATGTTCGAACGATTCGCCAAGGCGGCCCGGCACGCGGTCGTGATGTCCCAGGAGGAGGCGCGGGATCTGTGCTCGTCGACCATCGAGGTCGAGCACATGCTGCTGGGCCTGCTCGACAGCCCCGACGCGGGGTTGCGAGAAATCCTCGAGGCACACGGTCTCACCGCCGACGGGGTCCGAGCGGCATTGGCGCGCAAGCGAAGTGGTGAACCGCTGGGCGCCGAGGACGCGGCGGCCCTGCGGTCCATCGGCATCGACCTGGACGCCGTGCGCGAGAGCCTGGAGGCCACCTTCGGGGAGAACGCCCTCGAGCAGGCGGCCGTGCCCGCCGAGAAATCCCGCTGGGCCAAGTACTGGGGTGCGGAAGGCGGTCCGCGCGGCCACATTCCGTTCACCAAGGAGTCCAAGAAGATCGTGGAGCTGTCGCTGCGCGAGGCGCTCACCCGCGGCGACGACCGCATCGAGGCCGGGCACCTGATGCTGGCCGTGCTGCGCGCGCCGAACGAGGTCACCCGTCGCCTGCTCGGCGACGACGCCGCCGTGGCGACCCTGCGCGCCGCGGTGACCGGCTATCTGGGCCGCGCGGCCTGAACCGGGCCCGTCACCCGCCGACCGCCATGTCCGGCTTCCGCGTGGCGCACGCCCTACGATCGGGGCATGACGCTCCTGATACGTCTGCTGATCAACGGCGTGGCCATCTGGCTGGCGGCCGCCTGGGTGACCGGCATCGAGATCAAGACCCCCGAGGACACCACCCAGAGCAAGCTGCTGGTGATCGCCGCCATCACCGTCGTGTTCGCCCTGGTGAACGCGCTGGTGAAGCCGATCGTGAAGGTGCTCTCGTTCCCCTTCATCGTGGTGTCGCTCGGCCTGTTCCTGCTGGTGATCAACGCGCTCATGCTGTGGCTGACCGCGAAGATCACCGGCACCACGGATTACGGCCTGCGCGTGGACGGATTCTGGGCGGCCGTGCTCGGCGGCATCATCATCTCGCTGGTGAACTGGGTGCTGGGGGTGCTCGTCCCCGACGAGGACTAGGGCTACAGCCCCGAGATCGTCAGCGCGACAGCGGTCAGCACCGACCAGACCAGCATCGCCAGACCGGTTCCGGCGAGGGCGGGAATCAGACCCGGCCCGTTCTTGCCGGACCGCACCGGCTCGTTGGCCTTGAGCGCCAGCGGCAGGGCGATCAGCCCGGCCAGCGCCCACGGGGTGCGGGCCACCAGGGCGAGACTGGCCAGGAAAGGCACCGCCAGCAGCACGACATGCAGTGTGCGGGTGCGCGTGTCGCCCAGGCGCACGGCCAGCGTCAGCTTGCCGGATTCGGTGTCGGTCGGGATGTCGCGCAGATTGTTGGTGACCAGCACCGCGCTGGAGAACGAACCCACCGCCACCGCGCAGGCCAGCCCGGCCCACTCCACCCGCCCGGCCTGCACGAACTCGGTGCCCAGCACCGCCACCAGGCCGAAGAACACGAACACCGCGATCTCACCGAAACCGCTGTAGCCGTACGGGTTCCGGCCGCCGGTGTAGAACCACGCCCCGGCCAGGCAGGCCGCGCCCACCAGGATCAGCCACCAGGCGCTGGTGGCCACCAGGACCAGGCCGATGATCGCGCCGAGCGCAAGGCAGCCGACGGCGGCATTGCGTACGGCTGCCGGCGCGGCGAGCTTGGCGCCGACCAGGCGCAGCGGGCCGACCCGCTCGTCATCGGTGCCGCGAATGCCGTCGGAATAGTCGTTGGCGTAGTTCACGCCGATGATGAGCGAGACCGAAAGCAGCAGGCACAGTACCGCTTTCCACCAGACGAACCCCCCGATCGAGGCGGCGGCCCCCGTGCCCGCCAGCACCGGGGCGATGGCGTTGGGCAGGGTGCGCGGCCGCGCGCCCTCGATCCACTGCGCTGCTGTAGCCATGCACCGCAGCCTAGTGCGCACCGCGGCGCCCGCGCCCGCCCAGGGCCGGAGGGCGCGATCGGTGCGGCCGCGCCGCGATCAGGCCTCGGCGGCGGCCTTGAGCTGGGCCAGTCCCTTCTCGAAGTCCTTGCCCACCAGTCGATCCATCGGGACCAGCTTCCCGATGATCGCCATCAGCCCCTGCCGCTGACCGGTCATGCGCCAGGTCACCTCGGTGGTGTCGCCCGCGGGGCGGAATTCGAAGGTGACCTGATTGCTGGCCTTGAACGGCTTCTCGAAGTTCAAGCGGATGCCGATCGAGTCGGCGGTGGCGGCGGTGATCTCCATCTCGCCGCGGCCGGCCTTGCGATTGCCGTTCCAGGAGTAGTGGGCCCCGATGCCGCGGTCCGCGCCGCTGTAGACGCGTTCCATGCTCGGGTCGGTGTCCTCCCAGGGCGACCATTTGCGCCACTGGTGGAAGTCGTCGATGAGTGCCTGCACCTGCGCGGGATCGGCCTTGATGACCGTTTCCCGGTGAATGTCGAATTCGGCCATGGCAATGAGAGTAGGCCGTGCGCTCGCCCGGCGAACCCAAGCTCGCAAAACCTGTTGAACCGGGCCGTGCGGATCCGGTAGACCGGGTCCGACCCCAGTCGCGGGAACTCGCAGCGCGGCCTTCGGACACCTCCGGCATCGACTCGGACACCTCCGGCATCGACCCGATGGCTCACCTACGATTGGCAAGGAATGAATTCGGAAAACGGCAGTTCGAGCACGGGAAGCGCGCGGGTGGCGGACGTGGGCGACTCGACCCTGGTGGCCTTGCTGGGCGAGATCGCGCTACGCCGCGACGGTGCGCTCGCCGCCGTACCCGGCGCCCGCGCCCGGCTGCTGGTGGCGGCGCTGGCCACCCATCCCGGGCGCAGCCGCGGCGCGCAGGCGCTGATCGACGATATCTGGGGCGAGCAGCCGCCGCGCGCGCCGATGAACGCGCTGCACACCCAGGTCTCACGACTACGGTCGGCGCTGCCCGACGGCGCGCTGGAGATCGGCCCGGCCGGCTACCGGCTGCTGCTGAGCCCCGACCAGGTCGACCTGACCCTGGCCCAGCAGCTGGAAAGGCAAGCGCGCCAGGCGCACAACGCCGGGGACCACCGGGCGGGCCTGGAACTGGTGGCCGCCGCGCGCGCCCTGTGGCGCGGTGAGCCCGCCGCCGATCTGCCGCCCGGTCCGGTCGCCGAGGAACTCGCCGCCCTCGCCGCCACCCGCCGCCGCGCCCTCGACCTCCTCGAACTGAGCGCCCGCGAGGCCGTCGGCGATCTGCCCGCCGCCATCGAACTCGCGCAGCAGGCGGTGGTGGCCGATCCGTTCGACGAGCCCGCCCACGCCACCCTCATGCGCCTGCTCGCGACCGCGGGCCGCACCAACGAGGCCCTCGACGTCTTCGCCACCCTGCGCACCCGGCTGGTCGATCAGCTCGGCGCGAACCCGGGCCCGGCGCTGGTGGCGTTGAACACCGCGATTCTGCGCGGGGAACCGTTGCCCGGGCAGGCGGCGCGGCCGAGCGGCAATGGCGCACAGGGTAATTCGGGATCCGGTACATCTTCTGCCCGCCGCGATGGTGCCCTCGACGGTTCCGGCGCAGTGGTGGCGGAGCGGGCGCTGTCCGTGGTGCCCGGCGCGGGTCAGGGCGGCTTCCCTGACGGCGGTCCCGCTGCGGGCGGGCAATCCAACTCGATCGAAGGCCGCGTCGGGCCCGAAGCTCTACGCACGCAAGGCAATTCGCACATCTCCGTCTTGGGCGGGCCGGTACGGACGCGACCCGCGGGCGACACGGGCGGTTCCAATCGTGCCGCCGAGGCCCGAGAGTCGGTGGGGGAGAATGCGATCGGTCTGCGGGCCGCGCCGAACCCGCTGCTGGGCCGCGAAAGTGACCTGTCCGTATTGGAGCAGCTCCTGCGGACCTCGCGGGTGGTCACCGTGCTCGGTCCCGGCGGCACCGGCAAGACCCGGATCGCCAACGAACTGGGTGCGCGGATGGCCCACGAGACCGCGGTGACACTGGTCGAATTGGCCTCGCTGCGCGCGGACGCCGAGGGTTCGGCCGATACCCGCTTCGAGATCGAGACGGCCATCGCGGCCACGCTCGGGGTCGCCGACGTGGTGTGGGAGACCCGGATGCTGGCCCAGAAGCAGAGCCGCGACCTGCGCCAGAAAGTGCGCGAGATCCTGGGTGCGAAGCCGACCCTGCTGATCCTCGACAACTGCGAGCATCTCATCGAACCGGTGGCCGAGGTGGTCGCGGACCTGGTGGGGGTGAGCGATCAGCTGACCGTCCTGACCACCAGCCGCGCCCCCCTGGAGATCACCGCCGAGACCGTCTATCCCTTGCCGCCGTTGACGATCGACGCGGCCGGTTCGCCCGCCACCGATCTGTTCGAGGCGCGCGCCCGGGCGGTGCGGCCCTCGGTGCGGCTGGATCCCGAGGTGGTGGCCCGGCTGTGCCGCACCCTCGACGGGCTGCCGCTGGCCATCGAGCTGGCGGCCGCGCGGGTGCGCACCATGAGCGTGGAGGAGATCGACTCCCGGCTCGATCACCGCTTCGCCCTGCTGCGCAGCGGGGATCGCAGTTCGCCGCAGCGGCATCGCACCCTGCACGCGGTGATCGAATGGAGCTGGAATCTGCTGGACGAACCGCAGCGGGTGGCGCTGCGCCGGCTGTGCCGGTTCCCGGCCGGATTCACCCTGGAGGCCGCCGGACACCTGTTGTCCGGACCCGATATCGACGATCCGGCCATGGCGCTGGACGGCCTGGTGAGCCAGTCGCTGCTGGCGGTGCTGGAGGACGAGACGGGCGGCACCCGCTACCGCATGCTCGAGACGGTCCGGGAATTCGGTGAGGAGCAACTGGCCGGCGCCGGTGAGATCGAGCTGGTCATGGGCCGAATGGCGCAGTGGGGCAAGGAATTCGCGGTGGAGACCGCGCGCCGCTACCACACCGACGAACAACTGCCCGCGCTGCTGGGTCTCGGCGCGGAGGCCGACAACCTGACCGCCTTGCTGCGCTACGCGCTGGAGCGGCGCGACCGCGAGATCGTGCACACGGTGTTCCCGATCCTGGCCGGACTGTGGATGCTGCGCGGCGCGCACGCCGAACTGATCAGCTGGGCACCGCGCATTCTCGCGCTGCCGCCGGTCACCTACCCGGCCGCCTCCGACGAAACCGATCTGTGCGTCTACGGCCAGCTGATGCTCGGCATGCATCTGACCTTCGGCAGCGCCAACCTGCGCGAGCTGGCCCGGGTGCGGACCACCATCCGCCGGGTGCTGGCCTCGGGCGCGCCCATGAGCCCGGTCACGCGCTATCTCGGCGGCCTGGCCACCGGGCCGCGCACCACCGTGCAGCTGGCCCGGCGACTGAGCGCGGGCGTGCGATCACACGACGAGCAGATCCAGTTGGCGGCATTGCTGTTGCGCGCCAACCTGTGTGAGAACGACGGCATGGTGTACCGCTCGATCAAGGACGCCGAGACCGCCCTGACGCTCACCGATCGCCGCGACACCTGGGGCACCGCCATGACGACCCAGCATCTCGGCAGCATGCACGGCCAGTCCGCGCATTACGAGCGGGCGGTCGGCTACTACCGGCAGGCCGTCGACCTGCTCGAGAAAATGCGCGCCCGCGACGAGGCGGTGGAAGTCCGTGCGCTGCTGGCGATCACGCTCGCGGGTGTCGGGCAGCCCGCCGCGGCCCGGGCGGCGCTCGAGCCCACCCTCGAGGTGGTGGGTGAGCTGCCGGCCGACGCCGTGGTCACCAAAGCCAACCATCGGCTCGCCGCCGTCGCCGCCGCGCTGTCGGAGATCGAACTGGCCGAAGGGGATATCGAGACCGGGCTGCGCCGGTTCCGGCAGGTGCCCGCCCTGATGAACTGGCCGCACGATCTCGGCATGCCGGGGCCCGCGACCTTCATCTACGTCTCCGCCGCCATCGACGCCCACGTGCTGCACGGTCGCGCGGAGTTGGTGCGCCACCACGTCTCAGAGCTGGTCGCCGCCGCTATCGAGGTGTTGGGCGGACAGTTCTGGGACCTGCCCCAGATCGGCGCCATGAGCTGCGCGGTCGGTACCTATCTGCTGGCCACCGGGCAGCATCTCGAGCGCGGTGCGGAACTGATCGCCCTGTCGCCCAGGGTATTCGGGCGACAGGACTATCCGTCGATGCAGTGGCGGCGGCAACTCGAACTGCACCGGGATCGGCTCGGCGCCGACCGGCTCACCGCCGCGCTGGAATCAGTCGCGGGCCTGGGACGTCGTCAGGCGGCCAACCGAATCCTGGGACACCTCGCCGTCATCAGCGGCACCCTCTGAGCCGTCGTCCCGCCCGCCGGCCAGCAGCCGCCAGGCGAGCGCGCCCAGGGCGAGCGCGGCCAGGATCAACGCCACCGTGGCGTTCGAGACCAGGTCGCCGACCTGCCGCACCCGGGTCTCCAGCGCAAATTCGGTGTCCGCGCTGAGGATTCCGGGCAGCGACGCGGTGCCGTCGAAGACCAGCAACAGGGCGCCCAGGGCGACGAAGAACAGGCCCGACAGCACCGAGGTGGTGTGCAGTTCGACGCGGCCGAGCCGGAAGGTGCGGCCGCGCAGCCACTTCCGCCGGCCCAGCTCGAAGCGGTCCCACAGCGACGCCAGCACGAACAGCGGGGCCGCCAGACCCAGGGCGTAGACCGCCAGCAGCAGCCCGCCGCGCACCGGCGACCCGCCGACGGCGGCCACCGCCAGAATCGAGCCCAGGATCGGGCCCGCGCAGAAACCGGCCAGCCCGTAGACCAGGCCCAGCAGATACACCGCGCCGGTCTGCTCGGGACGTCCCTGCCGGGCGGCGGCCCGCTGCGCGAAGCCGAAAGCGAAACCGCGGCCGAGGATCTGAGCGCAGCCCAGCGCGATGATGGTCCAGCCGCCGATCGCGATCAATAGGTCCCGATGCCCGACCAGCAGCCGTCCCGCCAGCGAACCCGCCGCGCCCAACGGCACCAGCGTGGTGCACAGGCCCAGGTAGAAGACGCCGGTCCGGGCCAGCAGCCGGCCCTGATTCTCGAAGGAGTAGGCGAAGAAACTCGGCAGCAGCAACGCGCTGCAGGGACTCAGCAGGGCCAGCAGTCCGCCCAGGAAGGCGGCGAAGAAGCCGATGCCGCCGGTCATTCCGAGTCCCGTTCGGCGGCCTTGGCGGCGGCGTCGATGGTGGCGCGGAACTGCTCGAGCGGCTGCGCGCCCAGGATCGGGCGGCCGTTGACCAGGAACGCGGGGGTCGAGTTCACGCCGATGCCGATGCCCTCGTTGACATCCGACCGCACGGCCGCGGTGGCGGCGGGGGATTCCAGGTCGGCGCGGAACTTCCCGACATCGGGAACGCCTGCGGCCCCGGCCAATTCGACGAGCTTGTCGCGGGTGAACGCACCGGTGTTCTTCTTCTCCGGCGCGTGCTCGAACAGCGCCCGGTGGTACTCCCAGAACTTGCCCTGCTGTCCGGCCGCCCACGCGGCGCGGGACGCGTCCTCGGACTCCGCGCCGAAAATCGCCATGCTGCGCCACTCGATTCGCAGCACGCCCTGGTCGACGTAGTCGGCGATCAGCCGCGGCTCGACCTTGGTGGCGAAGACCTTGCAGAACGGGCATTGGAAGTCGGAGTACTCGACGAGTACGACCGGGGCGTCCGCGCGCCCCAGGGCCAGCGGGTCGTGGGCGTCACGGCGGGCCATCTTGGCCAGCTGCGCGTAGGCGGGATTGGTCTCGGTCGCGGCGGCGGTGTTCTTCGCGGGCTTCTTGTCGTCGCCCAGCATCTGCACCGCGGCGATGGCCAGCAGGCCGACGGCCGCGACGAGGGCGAGTGCGGCGAAAGTCTTTCTAGCGTTCGAATTCCGAGGTTTCCGGGATTGGGACTTCCGGGATTGGGGTTTCCGGGACATGCGTGTACTCCTCAACGGCTGCATCGAGAATGACGAAAAGGTGCTGATCATTCAGGAGCTCTAAATGATCAGCACGGTCGTCAAATGCGGGGCCGCCACCGGAAGAGTGGGCGCGCGCGGTTGCTTTCCGATCGAAATCTGCTGGGAATGCCGGAATTCCGGAACGAGGCCGACACAGTCGGCGACGAGTTGATCGCCGAGCACCCGGGGCGGTGTCGCGAGCGTCCCGGCCGGGATCGGGGCGGGCGTCTCCTGCTTGCGGCAGACCGGTGCGGGATCCACTGCCGGATGCCCGGAATCCGCGCTGACCTGCGGCGGTGTGCCGGCGGACACCGGCGCGCCCGCCACGAGCGGCGAATCCCGCTGTGACGAACCCCATCCCGCGACCGCGGCAATGAGGCCCATGACAATCACGACGGCCACCAACAGCGCACACCGATTCGACCGAATGCGCATTCGGTCGCGGAGGGCGGGGGTCGGATTCACCGACCCGACCATAACAGAACGCCCGCCCATCGAATTTCGATGAGCGGGCGTTCTCGATCGCGGGGCGAGTCGCGACGCGTCAGGCGCGCCGCATGTACGCTTTCACCGCCAGCGGGGCGAAGATCGCGATCACCACGACCGAGCCGACCAGCGACCACAGCAGGTTGGAGCTGTAGACATTGCCGTTCATGAGCTCTCGCGCGGCATTGACCATGTAGTAGATCGGGTTGGCCTTGTCGATGCCCTGCAGCCAGCCCGGCATGGTCGACACCTGG
This sequence is a window from Nocardia yunnanensis. Protein-coding genes within it:
- a CDS encoding cytochrome c biogenesis CcdA family protein, which encodes MTGGIGFFAAFLGGLLALLSPCSALLLPSFFAYSFENQGRLLARTGVFYLGLCTTLVPLGAAGSLAGRLLVGHRDLLIAIGGWTIIALGCAQILGRGFAFGFAQRAAARQGRPEQTGAVYLLGLVYGLAGFCAGPILGSILAVAAVGGSPVRGGLLLAVYALGLAAPLFVLASLWDRFELGRRKWLRGRTFRLGRVELHTTSVLSGLFFVALGALLLVFDGTASLPGILSADTEFALETRVRQVGDLVSNATVALILAALALGALAWRLLAGGRDDGSEGAADDGEVSQDSVGRLTTSQARD
- a CDS encoding phage holin family protein codes for the protein MTLLIRLLINGVAIWLAAAWVTGIEIKTPEDTTQSKLLVIAAITVVFALVNALVKPIVKVLSFPFIVVSLGLFLLVINALMLWLTAKITGTTDYGLRVDGFWAAVLGGIIISLVNWVLGVLVPDED
- a CDS encoding 1,4-dihydroxy-2-naphthoate polyprenyltransferase encodes the protein MATAAQWIEGARPRTLPNAIAPVLAGTGAAASIGGFVWWKAVLCLLLSVSLIIGVNYANDYSDGIRGTDDERVGPLRLVGAKLAAPAAVRNAAVGCLALGAIIGLVLVATSAWWLILVGAACLAGAWFYTGGRNPYGYSGFGEIAVFVFFGLVAVLGTEFVQAGRVEWAGLACAVAVGSFSSAVLVTNNLRDIPTDTESGKLTLAVRLGDTRTRTLHVVLLAVPFLASLALVARTPWALAGLIALPLALKANEPVRSGKNGPGLIPALAGTGLAMLVWSVLTAVALTISGL
- a CDS encoding helix-turn-helix domain-containing protein — protein: MSEATTLAAAAGSPDPQVGLRAVLALRRLLERLEAIQVGNARNQGWSWQAIADALEVSRQAVHQKYNRKGGIR
- a CDS encoding DsbA family protein, yielding MSRKPQSRKSQSRKPRNSNARKTFAALALVAAVGLLAIAAVQMLGDDKKPAKNTAAATETNPAYAQLAKMARRDAHDPLALGRADAPVVLVEYSDFQCPFCKVFATKVEPRLIADYVDQGVLRIEWRSMAIFGAESEDASRAAWAAGQQGKFWEYHRALFEHAPEKKNTGAFTRDKLVELAGAAGVPDVGKFRADLESPAATAAVRSDVNEGIGIGVNSTPAFLVNGRPILGAQPLEQFRATIDAAAKAAERDSE
- a CDS encoding BTAD domain-containing putative transcriptional regulator — translated: MNSENGSSSTGSARVADVGDSTLVALLGEIALRRDGALAAVPGARARLLVAALATHPGRSRGAQALIDDIWGEQPPRAPMNALHTQVSRLRSALPDGALEIGPAGYRLLLSPDQVDLTLAQQLERQARQAHNAGDHRAGLELVAAARALWRGEPAADLPPGPVAEELAALAATRRRALDLLELSAREAVGDLPAAIELAQQAVVADPFDEPAHATLMRLLATAGRTNEALDVFATLRTRLVDQLGANPGPALVALNTAILRGEPLPGQAARPSGNGAQGNSGSGTSSARRDGALDGSGAVVAERALSVVPGAGQGGFPDGGPAAGGQSNSIEGRVGPEALRTQGNSHISVLGGPVRTRPAGDTGGSNRAAEARESVGENAIGLRAAPNPLLGRESDLSVLEQLLRTSRVVTVLGPGGTGKTRIANELGARMAHETAVTLVELASLRADAEGSADTRFEIETAIAATLGVADVVWETRMLAQKQSRDLRQKVREILGAKPTLLILDNCEHLIEPVAEVVADLVGVSDQLTVLTTSRAPLEITAETVYPLPPLTIDAAGSPATDLFEARARAVRPSVRLDPEVVARLCRTLDGLPLAIELAAARVRTMSVEEIDSRLDHRFALLRSGDRSSPQRHRTLHAVIEWSWNLLDEPQRVALRRLCRFPAGFTLEAAGHLLSGPDIDDPAMALDGLVSQSLLAVLEDETGGTRYRMLETVREFGEEQLAGAGEIELVMGRMAQWGKEFAVETARRYHTDEQLPALLGLGAEADNLTALLRYALERRDREIVHTVFPILAGLWMLRGAHAELISWAPRILALPPVTYPAASDETDLCVYGQLMLGMHLTFGSANLRELARVRTTIRRVLASGAPMSPVTRYLGGLATGPRTTVQLARRLSAGVRSHDEQIQLAALLLRANLCENDGMVYRSIKDAETALTLTDRRDTWGTAMTTQHLGSMHGQSAHYERAVGYYRQAVDLLEKMRARDEAVEVRALLAITLAGVGQPAAARAALEPTLEVVGELPADAVVTKANHRLAAVAAALSEIELAEGDIETGLRRFRQVPALMNWPHDLGMPGPATFIYVSAAIDAHVLHGRAELVRHHVSELVAAAIEVLGGQFWDLPQIGAMSCAVGTYLLATGQHLERGAELIALSPRVFGRQDYPSMQWRRQLELHRDRLGADRLTAALESVAGLGRRQAANRILGHLAVISGTL
- a CDS encoding Clp protease N-terminal domain-containing protein, producing MFERFAKAARHAVVMSQEEARDLCSSTIEVEHMLLGLLDSPDAGLREILEAHGLTADGVRAALARKRSGEPLGAEDAAALRSIGIDLDAVRESLEATFGENALEQAAVPAEKSRWAKYWGAEGGPRGHIPFTKESKKIVELSLREALTRGDDRIEAGHLMLAVLRAPNEVTRRLLGDDAAVATLRAAVTGYLGRAA
- a CDS encoding SRPBCC family protein; the encoded protein is MAEFDIHRETVIKADPAQVQALIDDFHQWRKWSPWEDTDPSMERVYSGADRGIGAHYSWNGNRKAGRGEMEITAATADSIGIRLNFEKPFKASNQVTFEFRPAGDTTEVTWRMTGQRQGLMAIIGKLVPMDRLVGKDFEKGLAQLKAAAEA